A stretch of Henckelia pumila isolate YLH828 chromosome 4, ASM3356847v2, whole genome shotgun sequence DNA encodes these proteins:
- the LOC140862429 gene encoding uncharacterized protein, protein MKRVMRKRFVPNQYYRDMYRHLKTLKQGSRSVEDYYKELETMLIRTNIEEDNEATMARFLCGLNREIQDQVELLHCFDLDEMAQTTMKVEQQLKRRGASRVPSDGGSSTSWHPNVAKWEDNKPASKPKSETKLEAPNQVAKGTHEASNTLSRDIKCFRCQGVGHIASQCPNKKLMIINACGDVESESDGDEENYDDMPALEDLDDEGYSAEFLLNTSDIARDLPSILTSLLQEFEDLFPEELPQGLPPLRGIEHQIDFVPGSELPNCPAFRSNPEETKELQRQCMFCTKELVFLGFVVSAQGVRVDEEKRFLKYFSTLAAPMTAVIKKNVPFHWGDEQEKSFNLIKQKLINAPLLVLPDFSNTFEIECDASGAGIGGVLMQGRNTVAYFSEKLNRAALNYPTYDKEFYALVRVLETWQLYLSPKEFVINTDHESLKHFKGQ, encoded by the exons atgaagcgtgtcatgaGGAAGAGATTTGTGCCTAACCAGTATTATCGTGATATGTATAGGCATTTGAAAACCTTGAAGCAGGGgtctaggagcgttgaggattactacaaggaaCTAGAGACCATGCTTATACGGACCAATATTGAGGAAGATAACGAGGCTACAATGGCTCGATTTCTATGTGGATTAAATAGGGAGATCCAAGATCAAGTTGAGCTTCttcactgttttgatttggatgagatggcgCAGACGACCATGAAGGTGGAGCAACAGCTAAAGAGAAGGGGAGCTAGTCGAGTGCCTTCCGATGGAGGGTCGTCGACTTCTTGGCATCCGAACGTTGCAAAATGGGAGGATAACAAGCCAGCGTCAAAACCAAAATCTGAAACCAAACTGGAGGCGCCAAATCAAGTAGCAAAAGGTACACATGAGGCTTCTAATACTCtttctagagatattaaatgttttaggtgtCAAGGTGTTGGCCACATTGCTAGTCAATGCCCAAATAAGAAATTGATGATTATTAATGCTTGTGGTGATGTGGAGTCTGAGAGTGATGGGGATGAGGagaattatgatgatatgcctgCATTGGAGGATCTCGATGATGAGGGATATAGTGCG GAGTTTCTCctaaacacaagtgatatagccagAGATCTTCCGAGCATTCTTACATCTCTTTTGCAGGAGTTCGAGGATTTGTTTCCGGAGGAACTACCTCAAGGGTTACCACCTTTGAGAGGGATTGAGCATCAGATCGACTTCGTACCCGGGAGTGAGTTGCCGAACTGTCCAGCTTTTAGGAGCAATCCGGAGGAGACAAAGGAACTTCAAAGACAG TGTATGTTTTGTACgaaagaacttgtgtttcttggttttgttgtgagtgcacAAGGTGTAAGAGTGGACGAAGAAAAG AGGTTTTTGAAATACTTTAGCACGTTGGCAGCACCTATGACTGCAGTGATTAAAAAGAATGTTCCATTTCATTGGGGAGATGAACAGGAGAAGTCTTTCAATTTAATcaagcaaaaattaattaatgctcctttattGGTTTTGCCTGATTTTTCTAAcacctttgaaattgaatgtgatgcttCAGGTGCGGGAATCGGAGGAGTGTTGATGCAAGGAAGAAATACAGTAGCATATTTCAGTGAGAAATTGAATAGAGCAGCGTTGAATTATCCAACGTATGATAAGGAGTTTTATGCCTTAGTGCGAGTGCTCGAGACTTGGCAGCTTTACTTGAGTCCAAAGGAGTTCGTGATTAATACGGATCATGAATCGTTGAAGCATTTTAAAGGACAATAA